Proteins from a genomic interval of Methanohalophilus levihalophilus:
- a CDS encoding DNA primase family protein, with protein MKKISENKNVSAPSHINVNNNMYTKIYNNIDEKNNTVNEPEINSMVVNTGFKNFRIEIEYNDSNYLIFAIYNEHVSEPFILSEDELIGYNDERNSRFTRYLKQIAEGKIKPKELKEITNKFFKGLGTEENKKILEGLKQIHIKKQKQELTQLEHALFIDFCKRYELSKVDGEKIQQYSTDLARMGNSQVYISQFLYGNFDITYDAAKEIAEEALFFKHAEMVSCEPEMFFTRHGLDPKSLANHIMSFYKFLSIGTLGKKDIYVYQDGIYVNQGRKVIRNAIIDILDRRTSEKAKREVIHHIEDVTAIEREQLNNNKYVINLNNGLYDTVSGQFMEHDPDVYSTIRIPVNYNPKAKCPQIEKFLSEVVSPEDAQNIIEFAGYCLIPDTDALHKALFLFGKGKNGKSVATFLIERMIGEENISAVPLQKFDREKFAVAGLFGKLVNICADLPSKKLADDSVFKMLISGDTICAEEKFKEQFKFKNTARLVFNANKMPRPAGDVEDVYAFYRRLELIEFPNNFEGREDPDLIKKLTTDDELSGFLNLCLEGLLNVLKNKRLTHQKTTEEVERMYKANMDSVNAFFDDCINYGSDVEGAIPKQTFYQFYCKWCKKNSTIPVTEKALSLKMKKTKYIRDTQQTLAGKRVRVWKNIKFVSYDEDSKEPSHKLNIHFENEVKKPKAHSNSDKGYCHAFMNGTEG; from the coding sequence ATGAAAAAAATAAGTGAAAATAAAAATGTGTCTGCGCCAAGTCACATTAATGTAAATAATAATATGTATACTAAAATATATAATAATATCGATGAAAAAAATAATACAGTAAATGAACCTGAAATCAATTCAATGGTTGTGAATACCGGATTTAAAAACTTCAGGATAGAGATTGAATATAATGATTCAAATTATTTAATTTTCGCAATCTACAATGAACATGTATCAGAGCCTTTCATACTTTCTGAAGATGAATTAATTGGATACAATGATGAAAGGAATTCAAGATTCACCAGGTACTTAAAACAAATAGCTGAAGGGAAAATTAAACCAAAAGAGCTGAAAGAAATCACTAATAAATTCTTCAAAGGCTTAGGTACTGAAGAAAATAAAAAAATACTTGAAGGTTTAAAGCAGATACATATTAAAAAACAAAAGCAAGAGCTGACGCAACTAGAACACGCTTTATTCATTGATTTCTGCAAAAGGTATGAATTATCAAAGGTTGATGGAGAGAAAATACAACAATATTCAACTGATCTTGCAAGAATGGGAAATTCCCAGGTATACATTAGTCAATTCCTATACGGTAATTTTGACATCACATATGATGCTGCAAAGGAAATAGCTGAAGAAGCATTATTTTTTAAACATGCTGAAATGGTCAGTTGTGAACCTGAAATGTTTTTTACACGACATGGACTTGATCCTAAATCGCTAGCTAATCACATCATGAGCTTCTATAAATTCCTGTCAATTGGTACACTTGGAAAGAAGGACATTTATGTTTATCAGGATGGAATTTATGTTAATCAGGGTAGAAAAGTAATCAGAAATGCAATTATTGACATTCTTGATAGACGTACATCTGAAAAAGCAAAACGTGAAGTAATACACCACATTGAAGATGTCACCGCTATTGAAAGAGAGCAGTTAAACAACAACAAGTATGTGATAAATCTTAACAATGGATTATATGATACTGTATCTGGTCAATTCATGGAGCATGATCCAGATGTTTATTCAACAATCCGCATTCCTGTAAACTATAATCCTAAAGCTAAATGTCCACAAATTGAAAAATTCCTGTCAGAAGTTGTATCACCTGAAGATGCACAAAACATAATTGAATTCGCTGGATATTGTTTAATTCCTGATACAGATGCACTTCATAAAGCACTTTTCTTATTCGGGAAGGGTAAAAATGGAAAGTCTGTTGCAACATTCCTTATTGAAAGGATGATTGGAGAAGAAAATATAAGTGCAGTTCCACTTCAGAAATTTGACCGTGAAAAGTTTGCTGTTGCCGGATTATTCGGGAAATTAGTCAATATTTGTGCAGATCTTCCATCTAAGAAATTAGCAGATGATTCAGTATTTAAGATGTTAATTTCAGGTGATACAATTTGTGCTGAAGAAAAGTTCAAAGAGCAATTCAAATTCAAAAATACTGCAAGATTAGTATTCAATGCTAACAAAATGCCTAGACCAGCAGGTGATGTTGAAGACGTTTATGCATTTTACAGAAGATTAGAGCTTATTGAATTCCCAAACAATTTTGAAGGCAGGGAAGATCCCGATTTAATCAAGAAATTAACAACGGATGATGAATTATCAGGTTTCCTTAATTTATGTCTTGAAGGATTGCTTAATGTACTGAAAAATAAAAGGTTGACACATCAGAAGACAACAGAAGAAGTTGAAAGAATGTACAAAGCTAATATGGATTCTGTAAATGCATTCTTTGATGATTGTATTAACTATGGATCAGATGTTGAAGGTGCAATTCCAAAACAAACATTTTACCAATTCTACTGTAAATGGTGTAAGAAGAATTCTACAATTCCAGTGACAGAAAAAGCACTTTCTTTAAAGATGAAGAAAACAAAATATATTAGAGATACACAACAAACACTTGCAGGTAAAAGGGTCAGGGTTTGGAAAAATATAAAATTCGTATCATATGATGAAGATAGTAAAGAACCTTCACACAAATTAAATATTCATTTTGAGAATGAAGTTAAAAAACCTAAAGCACATTCAAATTCCGATAAAGGTTATTGTCACGCATTCATGAACGGTACTGAAGGATAA